The following are encoded together in the Dickeya lacustris genome:
- a CDS encoding MFS transporter yields the protein MSAIQTPTPDRQDKQVNIAQYLRVIFALAFSGLAELASLFFIQPLLPVLAKDYDIPVSQVSIILSAETAMLAIGLLFTGTLADRYGRKRLIVVSLMLGGLLTLICPLVKSWALLVMLRGVIGLALSGIAAAATAYISEEVAPVVAGVVTGYFVFGNSIGGMSGRVIASQLIGHASIDVIFYGFACTLMFAALLVSVLLPASKNFNASDSLNFSSIAKGAMAHFKNKKLSLMYVVSFIIFGVFTSLYNYLAFHLAREPFNVSHANAGLISFSFVMSFFTAPQAGRLSQKYGALKVLSALFMIMIGGMLLTLTASLPAFVIGAILFTGCFFGCHSIGLSWVSKNATHARGQATALYLFFYYMGGSVVGYCNGLIFSSAGWLGMTAFIITLLIGGIFVATYLNGIHRVNLVAAQSNK from the coding sequence ATGAGTGCAATTCAGACACCGACGCCTGATCGACAGGATAAGCAGGTTAATATTGCTCAATACCTGCGAGTGATTTTCGCGCTGGCATTTTCTGGCCTGGCTGAACTGGCATCCTTATTTTTTATTCAGCCATTATTACCGGTCTTGGCGAAGGATTATGATATTCCCGTCAGTCAGGTGAGTATTATTTTGTCCGCAGAAACCGCGATGCTGGCTATCGGATTATTATTTACCGGCACATTGGCCGACCGCTATGGCCGCAAACGGCTGATTGTTGTCTCGCTGATGCTGGGCGGTTTACTGACGCTCATCTGCCCGCTGGTAAAATCCTGGGCGTTGCTGGTGATGCTGCGCGGTGTGATTGGTCTGGCGTTAAGCGGTATTGCCGCTGCTGCCACTGCCTATATCAGTGAAGAGGTCGCGCCGGTAGTGGCTGGTGTGGTAACGGGGTATTTCGTGTTTGGCAACTCAATTGGCGGCATGTCCGGGCGAGTGATTGCCAGCCAGTTAATCGGCCATGCCTCTATTGATGTCATCTTCTACGGCTTTGCCTGTACGCTGATGTTCGCCGCACTGCTGGTTTCCGTATTGCTGCCTGCATCGAAAAACTTTAACGCCAGTGACAGCCTGAACTTTTCTTCTATTGCCAAAGGCGCGATGGCACACTTTAAAAACAAAAAACTCTCGTTAATGTACGTGGTGAGCTTCATTATTTTTGGTGTGTTTACCTCGCTGTATAACTATCTGGCGTTCCATCTGGCGCGCGAGCCGTTTAATGTCTCTCATGCCAATGCCGGGTTGATTTCATTTAGTTTTGTCATGAGCTTTTTTACCGCACCACAGGCGGGTCGCTTGTCACAAAAATACGGTGCGCTGAAGGTATTATCCGCACTGTTTATGATTATGATTGGCGGCATGCTGCTGACGTTAACCGCGAGCCTGCCTGCGTTTGTCATCGGTGCGATTCTGTTTACCGGCTGCTTCTTCGGTTGCCACTCTATCGGCTTAAGCTGGGTCAGTAAAAATGCGACCCATGCGCGCGGACAGGCCACGGCGTTATATCTGTTCTTCTACTATATGGGCGGTTCCGTGGTCGGTTACTGCAATGGGCTTATTTTCTCTTCCGCCGGTTGGCTGGGGATGACGGCGTTTATTATTACACTGTTAATTGGCGGTATTTTTGTGGCGACATATCTGAATGGCATTCATCGTGTCAATCTGGTCGCAGCGCAGAGTAATAAATAA
- a CDS encoding fumarylacetoacetate hydrolase family protein — MKLASYRHQGNNSYGIYTSAGLIDLGRRLGERYPDLKALLAADALDVAAAFQGETPDVAVADVTFLPVIVSPSKILCVGMNYADKRKEFNELNPAPTLFVRFPDSQTGHGTPVLKPHYSSEFDYEGELAVIIGRDGQNIARDEALGFVAGYSCYMDGSARDWQHNWFTAGKNWQKTGAFGPYLTTRDEIPDPHALAIRTYLNGRMVQDDTTASMIHKVADLIEYISTFTALSAGDVIITGSPGGVGKKRNPPLFMQPGDSIEVEIEHVGHLRNTIGEAARPVRARQAVAVGH; from the coding sequence ATGAAACTTGCAAGTTATCGCCATCAGGGCAACAACAGTTACGGTATTTACACCTCCGCCGGGCTGATTGATTTGGGCCGTCGTCTGGGTGAGCGTTACCCCGACCTCAAAGCGCTGCTGGCCGCCGACGCGCTCGACGTGGCCGCCGCCTTCCAGGGAGAGACCCCGGATGTGGCCGTCGCCGACGTCACCTTTCTGCCGGTGATTGTCTCGCCCTCCAAAATCCTCTGCGTCGGCATGAACTACGCCGACAAGCGCAAGGAGTTCAACGAGCTGAACCCGGCCCCGACGCTGTTCGTGCGCTTCCCGGATTCGCAGACCGGCCACGGCACCCCGGTGCTCAAGCCGCACTACTCCAGCGAGTTTGACTACGAAGGCGAGCTGGCGGTCATCATTGGCCGCGACGGGCAGAACATTGCCCGCGACGAGGCGCTCGGGTTTGTCGCCGGTTACAGCTGCTACATGGACGGCTCGGCGCGTGACTGGCAGCACAACTGGTTCACGGCGGGCAAGAACTGGCAGAAGACCGGCGCGTTCGGGCCGTACCTGACCACCCGTGACGAAATCCCCGACCCGCATGCGCTGGCCATCCGCACCTACCTGAACGGGCGGATGGTGCAGGATGACACCACGGCGAGCATGATCCACAAGGTGGCCGACCTGATTGAGTATATCAGCACCTTCACCGCGCTCAGTGCCGGTGACGTCATCATTACCGGGTCGCCGGGCGGGGTGGGCAAGAAGCGTAATCCGCCGCTGTTCATGCAGCCGGGTGACAGCATCGAGGTGGAGATAGAGCATGTCGGCCACCTGCGTAACACCATCGGCGAAGCCGCGCGGCCGGTCAGGGCGCGTCAGGCCGTGGCCGTCGGTCACTGA
- a CDS encoding 4-oxalomesaconate tautomerase: protein MVKIPCVLMRGGTSKGPVILASDLPQDRQQRDEVLLALMGSGHELEIDGIGGGAPQTSKVAIVSRSTHPEADVDYLFAQVMVKERRVDTTPNCGNMLCAVGPFAIEHGLVDARHPRTRVRIRNLNTGTLVDADIHTPHQRVEYDGETQIDGVPGHAAPVGLTFLNSAGSKTGKLFPTGKVRDVFAGISVTCIDMAMPMVLIDARSLDKTGSESPQALESDSAFMQRLEQLRRQAGQAMGLGDVSNMVIPKPVLLSPPVAGGTIQVRYFMPHNCHRSLAITGSIGISTACVIEGSVAQDVLGEEHRHAFLDEVTIEHPSGKIAVSLMKNGERHEDIRASVIRTARKLFVGNVFVPAYALDVEDI, encoded by the coding sequence ATGGTAAAGATTCCCTGTGTATTGATGCGCGGCGGCACGTCCAAGGGGCCGGTGATATTAGCCAGCGACCTGCCGCAAGACCGCCAGCAGCGCGATGAGGTGTTGCTGGCGCTGATGGGCTCCGGCCATGAGCTGGAAATTGATGGCATTGGCGGCGGTGCGCCGCAAACCAGTAAGGTGGCGATTGTCAGCCGCTCCACTCACCCCGAGGCCGATGTCGATTACCTGTTTGCCCAGGTGATGGTCAAAGAGCGCCGGGTGGATACCACGCCCAACTGCGGCAACATGCTGTGCGCCGTCGGGCCGTTTGCCATTGAGCATGGGCTGGTTGACGCCCGCCACCCGCGTACACGGGTGCGGATCCGTAACCTGAACACCGGTACGCTGGTCGATGCGGATATTCACACGCCACACCAACGGGTGGAGTATGACGGCGAAACCCAAATTGACGGCGTTCCCGGCCATGCCGCGCCGGTGGGCCTGACGTTCCTCAACTCGGCAGGCAGCAAAACCGGCAAACTGTTTCCCACCGGGAAGGTGCGCGATGTGTTTGCTGGCATCAGCGTCACCTGTATTGATATGGCGATGCCGATGGTGCTTATTGATGCCCGTTCGCTGGATAAAACCGGCAGTGAATCGCCGCAGGCGCTGGAGTCAGACAGTGCCTTTATGCAGCGGCTGGAACAGCTCCGCCGACAGGCAGGCCAGGCGATGGGGCTTGGCGATGTCAGCAACATGGTTATCCCCAAACCGGTATTACTCAGCCCACCGGTTGCCGGTGGCACAATTCAGGTGCGCTATTTCATGCCGCATAACTGCCATCGTTCGCTGGCGATCACCGGCTCCATCGGTATTTCTACCGCCTGCGTCATAGAAGGCAGCGTGGCGCAGGATGTGCTGGGCGAAGAACACCGTCACGCTTTTTTAGACGAGGTCACGATTGAGCACCCGAGTGGAAAAATCGCCGTTTCATTAATGAAAAACGGTGAGCGCCATGAAGATATTCGCGCTTCCGTGATTCGCACCGCAAGGAAGTTATTTGTTGGTAATGTATTTGTTCCTGCATACGCTCTGGATGTTGAAGATATTTAA
- a CDS encoding ABC transporter ATP-binding protein — protein MTAIRSQGVTLGYARQTIIESLDLALPRGKVSVLIGSNGCGKSTLLKAFARLLTPLQGSVILNGEDIHRKPTAQVARELAILPQMPQAPEGITVKQLVSLGRYPYQNWLQQWSAEDERMVHQALVQTGTEALAHRPVDALSGGQRQRVWIAMTLAQDTEVVLLDEPTTFLDLAHQIDVLDLLRALNRQHGKTIIMVLHDLNLACRYADHMVAVHNRTAFAQGAPADILNEAMVKTVFDLDCRIINDPFFHTPLCIPFGRETPARKEA, from the coding sequence ATGACCGCCATTCGCAGTCAAGGGGTAACGCTGGGGTATGCCCGGCAGACCATTATCGAGTCGCTGGATCTGGCGCTGCCGCGCGGCAAAGTCTCGGTGCTGATTGGCAGCAACGGCTGCGGTAAAAGTACGCTGCTTAAAGCGTTTGCCCGCCTGCTCACGCCGCTGCAAGGGTCGGTTATCCTCAACGGTGAAGATATCCACCGCAAGCCAACGGCACAGGTGGCGCGCGAGCTGGCGATCCTGCCACAGATGCCGCAGGCCCCGGAGGGGATAACCGTCAAGCAACTGGTCAGCCTGGGGCGCTATCCGTATCAAAACTGGCTACAGCAATGGTCAGCGGAAGATGAACGGATGGTGCATCAGGCGCTGGTGCAAACCGGCACCGAGGCACTGGCGCACCGCCCGGTGGATGCGCTTTCCGGCGGCCAGCGCCAGCGGGTGTGGATAGCCATGACGCTGGCGCAGGATACCGAGGTGGTGCTGCTCGATGAGCCGACCACGTTTTTGGATTTGGCCCACCAGATTGACGTGCTCGATTTGCTGCGCGCGCTCAATCGCCAGCACGGCAAAACCATCATCATGGTGCTGCATGACCTGAATCTGGCCTGCCGCTATGCCGACCATATGGTGGCGGTGCATAACCGCACCGCCTTCGCACAAGGCGCACCGGCTGACATTCTCAATGAGGCAATGGTGAAAACGGTGTTTGATCTCGATTGCCGCATCATTAACGACCCGTTTTTCCACACGCCGCTGTGCATTCCATTTGGGCGTGAAACGCCAGCGCGCAAGGAGGCATGA
- the citF gene encoding citrate lyase subunit alpha encodes MSNMIEALQQQYARLGQLRPFTGANSATPWLDDLTAKHERKLCADLEEAVRKSGLTDGMTISFHHAFREGDKVINRVVETLARMGFKNLTLASSSLMTCNAPLIEHIRNGVITRIFTSGMRGRLADAISHGLMAEPVQIHSHGGRVHLLQSGELTIDVAFLGVPASDEFGNANGTSGTSRCGSLGYAMVDAQYAKTVVLLTESLVPFPNMPASIVQDQVDFVVPVDEVGDPAKISVGAARVTSNPRELLIARRAADVIEHSGYFKSGFSMQTGSGAASTACTRFLEERMQKQGVVARFALGGITGSLVDLHEKGLIETLLDTQCFDANAAASLAKNPQHVEISTNVYANPSAKAACCDQLDVVILSALEIDTQFNVNVITGSDGVMRGASGGHCDVATAANLTIVVAPLIRSRIPTVVRQVTTCVTPGSAIDVLVTDHGIAVNPLRPEVAARLTAAGLSVMSIDELYQRAVALAGEPKAIEFHERIVGVIRYRDGSVIDVVRQVKD; translated from the coding sequence ATGAGCAACATGATAGAAGCACTGCAACAGCAGTATGCGCGACTGGGCCAGCTGCGCCCGTTTACGGGGGCGAACAGCGCCACGCCGTGGCTGGACGACCTGACGGCGAAGCACGAGCGCAAGCTGTGTGCCGACCTGGAAGAGGCGGTACGCAAGAGCGGGCTGACGGACGGGATGACGATTTCCTTCCACCATGCGTTCCGCGAAGGGGACAAGGTGATAAACCGGGTGGTGGAGACGCTGGCCCGGATGGGGTTTAAAAACCTGACGCTGGCGTCGAGCTCGCTGATGACCTGCAACGCGCCGCTGATAGAGCACATCCGCAACGGGGTCATCACCCGTATCTTCACCTCGGGGATGCGCGGCAGGCTGGCGGACGCGATATCGCACGGTCTGATGGCAGAGCCGGTGCAAATCCACTCGCACGGCGGGCGGGTGCACCTGCTGCAGAGCGGGGAGCTGACGATAGACGTGGCGTTTCTCGGGGTACCGGCGAGCGACGAGTTCGGCAATGCCAACGGCACGTCGGGGACATCGCGCTGCGGGTCGCTGGGGTATGCGATGGTGGATGCGCAGTATGCGAAGACGGTGGTGCTGCTGACGGAGAGCCTGGTGCCGTTCCCGAACATGCCGGCGAGCATCGTGCAGGACCAGGTGGATTTTGTGGTGCCGGTGGACGAAGTGGGCGACCCGGCGAAAATCAGCGTGGGGGCGGCGCGCGTGACCAGCAACCCGCGCGAGCTGCTGATAGCGCGGCGGGCGGCGGACGTTATCGAGCACTCGGGGTACTTTAAGAGCGGCTTCTCGATGCAGACCGGCTCGGGGGCGGCCTCGACGGCGTGCACGCGTTTTCTGGAAGAGCGGATGCAGAAGCAGGGCGTGGTGGCGCGGTTTGCGCTGGGCGGCATCACCGGGAGTCTGGTGGATTTGCACGAGAAGGGGCTGATAGAGACGCTGCTGGACACGCAGTGCTTTGACGCGAACGCGGCGGCATCGCTGGCGAAGAACCCGCAGCACGTGGAAATCTCGACCAACGTGTACGCGAACCCGAGTGCGAAGGCGGCGTGCTGCGACCAGCTGGACGTGGTGATATTGAGTGCGCTGGAAATCGACACGCAGTTCAACGTGAATGTCATCACCGGGTCGGACGGGGTGATGCGCGGGGCGTCGGGCGGTCACTGTGACGTGGCGACGGCGGCGAACCTGACGATAGTGGTGGCGCCGCTGATACGCAGCCGCATTCCGACGGTGGTGCGTCAGGTGACGACGTGCGTGACGCCGGGCAGCGCGATAGACGTGCTGGTGACGGACCACGGGATAGCGGTGAACCCGCTGCGCCCGGAGGTGGCGGCACGGCTGACGGCGGCGGGCCTGAGCGTGATGTCGATTGACGAGCTGTACCAGCGTGCGGTGGCGCTGGCGGGCGAGCCGAAGGCGATTGAGTTCCACGAGCGCATCGTGGGGGTGATCCGCTACCGTGACGGCAGCGTGATTGACGTGGTGCGTCAGGTAAAGGACTGA
- the citG gene encoding triphosphoribosyl-dephospho-CoA synthase CitG — protein MKTRASAAVLAGLTVAEALTGEVDEPGGLPDIHRRVVAALTHEVELTPKPGLVDAANSGAHRDMDMGTFEASIAALSPWFARFTAAGWQHRHLPLSQLLARVRPVGLAAEQAMQAATGGVNTHKGGIFAFGLVCSAAGWLAGRGERLSRASLCGSVAQMSAGLVETELAGGSTAVTAGERLYREHGLTGARGEAASGFATVRRYSLPAYLAARARGVPEREALLHTLVVLMAQNGDTNVVSRGGLAGLSLVQRLAREQLSAGVTVAGLEAMDRTLIAQNLSPGGSADLLALTWLLAGYPAW, from the coding sequence ATGAAAACCAGAGCAAGCGCAGCGGTGCTGGCGGGGTTGACGGTCGCTGAGGCGCTGACCGGCGAGGTGGATGAGCCGGGCGGGTTGCCGGACATCCACCGGCGGGTGGTGGCGGCGCTGACGCACGAGGTGGAGCTGACGCCGAAGCCGGGGCTGGTGGACGCGGCCAACAGCGGCGCGCACCGCGACATGGACATGGGCACGTTCGAGGCGAGCATTGCGGCGCTGTCGCCGTGGTTTGCGCGCTTTACTGCCGCCGGCTGGCAGCATCGCCACCTGCCGCTGTCGCAGCTGCTGGCGCGGGTGCGCCCGGTGGGGCTGGCGGCGGAGCAGGCGATGCAGGCGGCGACAGGCGGGGTGAACACGCACAAGGGCGGTATTTTCGCCTTTGGTCTGGTGTGCAGCGCGGCGGGCTGGCTGGCGGGGCGCGGCGAGCGCCTGAGCCGCGCATCGCTGTGTGGCAGCGTGGCGCAGATGAGCGCGGGGCTGGTGGAAACGGAGCTGGCCGGTGGCAGCACGGCGGTGACGGCGGGTGAGCGGTTGTACCGTGAGCACGGGCTGACGGGGGCGCGGGGTGAAGCGGCGAGCGGCTTTGCCACGGTGCGGCGCTACAGCCTGCCGGCGTACCTGGCGGCGCGCGCGCGGGGTGTGCCGGAGCGCGAGGCGCTGCTGCACACGCTGGTGGTGCTGATGGCGCAGAACGGCGATACCAACGTGGTGTCGCGCGGCGGGCTGGCAGGGTTGTCGCTGGTGCAGCGTCTGGCGCGGGAGCAGTTATCCGCCGGGGTGACGGTGGCGGGGCTTGAGGCGATGGACAGGACGCTGATTGCGCAAAACCTGAGTCCGGGCGGCAGTGCCGACCTGCTGGCACTGACCTGGCTGCTGGCCGGTTATCCGGCGTGGTAA
- a CDS encoding RraA family protein, translated as MSPHDTDAPPVGLILPRVPPASATLLAQYRHISTSTLGHLTDHGYLHGLQPLWQPVQMVGNVVTVKLCPPDGGILREALLLSQPGDVLVIDAMQEATRACWGELRTLAACVKGLAGVVVAGAVTDSRALRTLGLPVFCHGVSAITTRTLGLQGAVNVPLRLSGVAVNPGDIAIGDDDGVFILSPSAAHDWLDTAQRKEQADAERRDALRQRLPVRER; from the coding sequence ATGTCGCCGCATGACACCGACGCGCCGCCAGTCGGCCTGATTCTGCCACGGGTGCCGCCCGCCAGCGCAACACTGCTGGCACAGTACCGCCACATCAGCACCTCTACGCTTGGGCACCTCACCGACCACGGCTACCTGCACGGCCTTCAACCGCTGTGGCAACCGGTGCAGATGGTGGGCAACGTGGTGACGGTAAAACTGTGCCCGCCCGATGGCGGCATACTGCGCGAGGCGCTGTTATTAAGCCAGCCCGGCGATGTGCTGGTGATTGATGCCATGCAAGAGGCGACGCGCGCCTGCTGGGGCGAGCTGCGCACGCTGGCGGCCTGCGTCAAAGGGTTGGCCGGCGTGGTGGTCGCCGGTGCCGTGACTGATTCCCGCGCACTGCGCACGCTCGGGCTGCCAGTGTTTTGCCACGGCGTGAGCGCCATCACCACCCGCACCCTTGGCCTGCAAGGGGCGGTGAATGTACCGCTCCGGCTATCCGGCGTGGCGGTAAACCCCGGTGACATCGCCATAGGCGACGATGACGGGGTGTTTATTCTCAGCCCCAGCGCCGCTCACGATTGGCTCGACACCGCGCAACGCAAAGAGCAGGCCGATGCCGAACGGCGCGACGCGCTGCGCCAGCGTTTGCCTGTACGGGAACGTTAA
- a CDS encoding MBL fold metallo-hydrolase, which translates to MPDNMTSHYSPATGRFSNPPSSGQHPVQAARLSLWQTLSLLWRLGFQRRGRAPAHRLVQHTPDMPAFLRPDARLKFIWFGHSTLLLNLDNTRILIDPVFSASASPLSLMFRRFQPPVLSVDALPAIDVILLSHDHYDHLDAKTIRAFRHTHTRFIVPLKVGQHLRKWGIAANRIDELDWSQSTRVGPLTFTATPSHHFSGRSLSGRNTTLWASWVIQGQRERVFFSGDSGYGEHFRAIGERFGPFDVAFMENGQYNERWPDSHMHPAQTVQAVIDVNARQFMPIHWGMFALSFHDWADPVRDSSQLAREQALPVIMPMLGEVVTLGEPTLTHAWWEKSITTAPRQCDVRNTVQDME; encoded by the coding sequence ATGCCGGATAACATGACATCACACTACTCGCCTGCGACCGGGCGTTTTTCTAATCCGCCCTCATCCGGCCAACACCCGGTGCAAGCCGCCCGCCTGAGCCTGTGGCAAACCCTGTCACTCCTGTGGCGTCTTGGCTTTCAGCGCCGGGGCCGCGCTCCCGCCCATCGGCTGGTGCAACACACCCCGGATATGCCCGCCTTTTTACGCCCTGACGCTCGCCTGAAATTCATCTGGTTTGGGCACTCGACGCTGCTGCTCAATCTGGATAATACCCGCATCCTGATTGACCCGGTGTTCTCCGCCAGTGCCTCGCCGTTGAGCCTGATGTTCCGCCGCTTCCAGCCGCCGGTGTTGTCAGTCGATGCGCTGCCTGCCATCGATGTGATTTTGCTGTCGCACGATCATTATGATCATCTGGACGCCAAAACGATCCGCGCCTTTCGCCATACCCACACCCGCTTTATCGTGCCGCTCAAGGTGGGCCAACACCTGCGCAAGTGGGGTATTGCCGCTAACCGAATTGATGAGCTGGACTGGAGTCAATCCACGCGCGTGGGGCCACTGACCTTCACCGCCACCCCGTCACACCACTTCTCCGGGCGCAGCCTGTCGGGGCGCAATACCACGCTGTGGGCGTCCTGGGTGATTCAGGGGCAGCGAGAGCGCGTCTTCTTTAGCGGCGATTCCGGTTACGGCGAGCATTTCCGCGCCATCGGCGAGCGCTTTGGCCCCTTCGATGTGGCGTTTATGGAGAACGGTCAATATAACGAGCGCTGGCCAGACTCCCATATGCACCCGGCACAGACCGTACAAGCCGTCATCGATGTAAACGCGCGCCAGTTCATGCCTATTCACTGGGGCATGTTCGCACTGTCGTTTCACGACTGGGCCGACCCGGTGCGTGACAGCAGCCAACTGGCGCGGGAGCAGGCCCTGCCAGTCATCATGCCGATGCTGGGCGAAGTGGTGACGCTGGGCGAACCCACGCTGACCCACGCCTGGTGGGAGAAAAGCATCACCACGGCACCACGGCAATGCGACGTCAGGAATACCGTACAGGATATGGAATAA
- a CDS encoding LysR family transcriptional regulator, whose protein sequence is MQHELQGIKAFVKIADTGCFTKASELLHISQPALTRRIKKLEESLGATLFERSTRRVSLTAVGKSFLPNARNLIDFYENAILNIQEMASHQTGFVTLSCIPTAAFYFLPAVIRNYNEHYPNIRIRILEHSASDCLDAVLNGDADFGINMINVTHFNVEFTPLVNEPFVLACRRDHPLANKSLVMWEDLADYPLIGVRRSSGNRLLIEQALEQSAWKPNWFYEVRHLSTSLGMVEAGLGIAAVPSLAMPRDEHHVLVSKPLIEPVVRRTLGVVQRKDSPLSPAAERFKEMLLHLWSNEKNSPWIGKFNL, encoded by the coding sequence ATGCAGCATGAACTTCAGGGCATCAAGGCATTTGTCAAAATTGCGGACACCGGGTGTTTTACCAAAGCCTCGGAGTTGTTGCATATTTCGCAACCGGCGTTAACCCGGCGTATCAAAAAGCTGGAAGAGAGCCTCGGCGCGACGCTGTTTGAGCGTTCAACGCGCCGGGTCAGCCTGACGGCCGTCGGCAAAAGTTTTCTGCCTAATGCGCGCAACCTGATTGATTTTTATGAAAATGCCATTCTGAACATTCAGGAAATGGCCTCACACCAGACCGGCTTTGTCACGCTGTCGTGCATTCCCACCGCCGCGTTCTATTTTCTGCCGGCGGTGATCCGCAACTACAACGAACACTACCCCAATATCCGCATCCGCATACTGGAACACAGCGCAAGCGACTGTCTCGATGCCGTGCTCAATGGAGACGCGGATTTTGGTATTAATATGATCAACGTCACACACTTCAATGTGGAGTTCACGCCGCTGGTCAATGAGCCGTTTGTGCTGGCCTGTCGGCGCGATCATCCGCTGGCAAACAAGTCGCTGGTGATGTGGGAAGACCTGGCGGATTACCCGCTGATTGGCGTGCGGCGCTCCAGCGGCAACCGGCTGTTAATCGAGCAGGCGCTGGAACAGAGCGCCTGGAAACCGAACTGGTTTTATGAAGTGCGCCATTTATCAACCTCGCTGGGTATGGTCGAGGCCGGACTGGGCATTGCCGCCGTGCCAAGCCTTGCCATGCCGCGCGATGAACACCATGTGCTGGTGAGTAAGCCGCTGATTGAACCGGTGGTGCGCCGAACGCTCGGCGTGGTGCAACGCAAAGACTCGCCGTTAAGCCCGGCGGCCGAGCGCTTTAAAGAGATGTTGCTGCACCTGTGGTCAAATGAGAAAAACAGCCCCTGGATAGGCAAATTCAACCTCTGA